Part of the Maridesulfovibrio sp. genome, GGATAACCAGTTTAACGATTCCGGATACGCCATCGGAAATGTCATTCAGAACCTGCTTGGTAGCATCACTGGCATGCTGGAAAAAGAAACCGAGAGCAAGAGCCCAAGCGAGAATGCCGATGAAGTTACCGGTGTAGAGAGCGTTGACCGGGTTATCCACGATCTTGAACAGCAGGGTGTTCAGAACTTCAGCGATACCACCGGGAGGAGTTGCACTGGTTTCAGTTGCAACAAGGGTAAGGGTGGTAGGCATCAGGAAGCTCATGGTTACAGCAACCAGAGCGGACATGAATGTTCCGATCAGGTACAGGGAAATAATGGAACGCATGTTGGTATGCGCGCCTTTTTTCTGGTTGGCGATGGATGCTGCAACAATTACGAAAACCAGAATAGGTGCAACTGCTTTCAGGCCCTTAACAAAGAGGCTGCCCAGAAGGCTTACGGATTTAGCTGCTTCAGGAGCAAAGGTTGCCAGTGCGATACCTGCTGCAATACCGATCATGATCTGTACGACCAGACTGCCGGATGCAATGCGTTTAAAGATGTTAGTTGATTGAGTCATTTTTATCCCCCGTGTTTTTGAAAAAAATTATGCTAGACGGTTTTGGTCATAGGTAGATGTTGAGATTCTTGTCAACATTTTTGTGTCAGATAAATCAATAGTTAATTTACACCCTGTTTTTTTTCGTATTGAGTAAAAAAACAATAAGCAAAACAAAAGCATAGATAGTTGCACAACATTAGGTTACTATTGTATAGTGTCCGATTTAGAATAAAGTACTGAATGAATATTCAGTCAATAATGTGTTTTGTAATAAAAAAATACGTCAATATATGTCCACCATATTTCTAATCGCAAAATATTTTGCTAAAATTTTGCTAGAAACGAAAAAATGGTGATTGTTTGTTGTACTGATGACCACTATGTAACTTTTTTAAGATCTTAATTGAAAACAGGATAAAAACATGGCTGAATCTCCACAAAAGTACATTTACTATTCAATTGCAGCTTCAATTATCACCATGTTCCTTAAGACATGGGCTTGGTACGTTACTGATTCCGTAGGTTTGCTTTCAGATGCATTGGAAACGCTGGTCAACCTTTCGGCTGCGCTTTTTGCTTTGGCTACATTGACCATGGCATTGAAGCCTGCTGATGAGCGGCATGCCTATGGACATGGAAAAGCAGAGTATTTTTCAAGCGGTGCAGAAGGAATGCTTATCTTGGTTGCTGCGGTGGGGATTGTTTATGCATCGGTGGAAAGGTTTTTGAGCCCGGCTGTTCCGCAGAATCTAGGTATAGGTCTTGGTATCGCATTGCTTTCTTCTGTAGTGAACTATGTCACTGCCAAGATTATGCTTAAGGGTGCCGAGGTTCACGATTCCATTACTCTCGAGGCAGACGCTAAACACTTGCTGACCGATGTATGGACTTCGGTGGGATTGGTTGCCGGATTGGGGGTAATGCTTTTCACTCCGCCTTCGTGGTCATTTATTGATCCGGTGATTGCTATGATTATGGCCGGAAATATTGTTTTTACGGGATTTTCACTGATCAAGAAGTCTTATTCCGGGTTAATGGATAATGCGTTGCCCCACGAAGAGCTGATGATCATTGATTCTGCTATTCGCAATTGCAGCGGAGAGAATGTTCTTTACCATGGTTTGCGGACACGTAAGGCCGGATCACACCGTTTTGTTGATTTCCATCTGCTTCTCCCCGGAGAATCAACTCTCACTGATTCCCATGATTTATGTACGGAAATCGAAGACTGTATCAAGTCGGATTTGAATAATTGCCATGTGACCATTCATGTTGAGCCTAAGGAAGATGTCGCTTCTTATGATTGTGAGGAGACGGGAGGGCTTTGCGGTTCCATGATCAGGCTCAAAGAAACGCTAGGTGATAAGGATTAATTACGAATGTCGCAGTTATGCAAAATCAATCTCGTTCATTGTAATACTGAATTTGAAAATATCCTTTTGTTGCCTGATAGCGAAGGTCCTTTCCCGGCTGTTTTGCTTTTGCATGAGTATACCGGACTGAATCAAGTAACTGTCAGCCATGCAAAGCGTCTTGCTGCAGCCGGTTACGCAGTGCTTGCCGCAGATTTTTATGGAATCGGCAACCGTCCTGCCAATATAGATGAAGCACGCAGTACCCACCGCATCTATCGTAATGATCGGCAGCTAATGCGCGAACGTGCTGAGGCCTGTTTTTCTGTTTTGCAGGATCAGCCGGAAGTTGATCCTGCCAGAATATATGCGCTTGGTTTTTCTTTTGGCGGAGGTGCGGCATTGGAACTGGCCCGTACCGGAGCAAAATTGAGGGGCGCGGTTTCAGTGTACGGTTACCTTGATACCAGCCATCCGGCATCAGCCGGAGATATTAAATGTCCGCTGCTGGCTGTCCATGTAAATAATGATCCGGTGGTTCCTGAAGAGCATTTATTGATGTTTGAGCAAGAGATGAAGTCTGCTGAAATTGATTATGATTTGATTCGGTTGGATAATGCACAACACGGTTTTGCCAACCCTGAAGATGCTGGGTTTGATGCAGCACTTGCTGAAGAAATGTGGAGTACAGTGTTGGGTTGGTTGCAAGCTGAATTAAGCTAGATCAAAACAATGCTAAAGAATAAACCCCGGCACATCCGTACCGGGGTTTTAAAATATGCAGATCGGTTTCTACCAGCTGTTGCGGTGAACCCTTTCTTCCTTGTAGCGGTCTTTTCTCTTTGATTCCTGTTTGGGATGGCCGATCACTATAAATCCAAGCGGAATTACCTGCTCGGGCAGATTGAATAATTTTTTGAAGCCTTGGACTCTTTCTTCAATGGGATGGATTCCTGTCCATACAGCGCCAAGTCCTTTGGCGTGGGTAGCCAAAAGCAGGTTTTGGATGGCTGCCGAACAATCCTGCACCCAGTATCCTGCATATTTTTCAAGACTGAGATCTCCGCAGACAAGGATGCCTAAAGGGGCCTTCTTGGCCATGGCGGCGTACTCGTTAATGTCTGGAGCGGCATTAA contains:
- a CDS encoding cation diffusion facilitator family transporter, yielding MAESPQKYIYYSIAASIITMFLKTWAWYVTDSVGLLSDALETLVNLSAALFALATLTMALKPADERHAYGHGKAEYFSSGAEGMLILVAAVGIVYASVERFLSPAVPQNLGIGLGIALLSSVVNYVTAKIMLKGAEVHDSITLEADAKHLLTDVWTSVGLVAGLGVMLFTPPSWSFIDPVIAMIMAGNIVFTGFSLIKKSYSGLMDNALPHEELMIIDSAIRNCSGENVLYHGLRTRKAGSHRFVDFHLLLPGESTLTDSHDLCTEIEDCIKSDLNNCHVTIHVEPKEDVASYDCEETGGLCGSMIRLKETLGDKD
- a CDS encoding dienelactone hydrolase family protein is translated as MSQLCKINLVHCNTEFENILLLPDSEGPFPAVLLLHEYTGLNQVTVSHAKRLAAAGYAVLAADFYGIGNRPANIDEARSTHRIYRNDRQLMRERAEACFSVLQDQPEVDPARIYALGFSFGGGAALELARTGAKLRGAVSVYGYLDTSHPASAGDIKCPLLAVHVNNDPVVPEEHLLMFEQEMKSAEIDYDLIRLDNAQHGFANPEDAGFDAALAEEMWSTVLGWLQAELS
- a CDS encoding nitroreductase family protein → MDVFEAIHSRRSIRKYEEKTVSEEDIKDILGAAMMAPSAGNAQPWQFIVVDDREKLNAAPDINEYAAMAKKAPLGILVCGDLSLEKYAGYWVQDCSAAIQNLLLATHAKGLGAVWTGIHPIEERVQGFKKLFNLPEQVIPLGFIVIGHPKQESKRKDRYKEERVHRNSW